Below is a window of Dietzia timorensis DNA.
AAGCGCAAGGGGAATCACATGCCGTTGACTCCAGCTGACGTCCACAACGTTGCCTTCAGCAAGCCTCCCATCGGGAAGCGCGGTTACAACGAAGATGAGGTCGATCAGTTTCTCGATCTGGTTGAGCAGGAGCTCGGCCGACTCGTAGAAGAGAACGATGATCTGCGTGCACGCGCAGACGAGCTCGCGAGCGACCTCGAATCCGCGAAGAAGAGCGGTGGCTCCGCAGCGCAGGAGTCCGCTCCCGCCGCGAAGCCGGAGCCCAAGCCGGCTGCTGCCGCCGCTGGGGCAACGCCGTCCCTCGCCTCCGCCAAGGCCGGCGAGGGCGAAGGCGAACTCGCCAACCAGGAGACCCACCTCCGTGCCGCTCGCGTCCTCGCGATGGCGCAGGAGATGGCCGATCGCCTCACCGGCGAGGCGAAGAAGGAGTCGGACGGGCTCGTCACCAAGGCGCGCACCGATTCGGACAAGCTCGTGGGCGATGCCCGCTCGGAGTCCGACAAGCTCGTCGGCGACGCCAAGACCGAGGCCGACCGCCTGCTCTCCGACGCCAAGGCCAAGTCCGAGGCGATCGTCAAGGACGCAGAAGGCAAGTCCGAGGCGCAGATCCGCGACGCCCAATCCAAGGCCGATGCGCTGCAGGCCGACGCCGAGCGCAAGCACACCGAGATCATGGCGACGATCAACCAGCAGCGCGGTGTCCTCGAGGGCCGGATCGATCAGCTCCGCACCTTCGAGAAGCAATACCGTTCGCGCCTGACGGCATACCTGGAGAGCCAGCTCTCCGAGCTCGGCAAGACCGGCTCGGCCGAGCCCGCAGACGCCCCGGCCACGGGCCGTGCGGCTGCTTCGACGACGCCGTCGTCCACGTCCACGTCCACGTCGACGTCGACCACGACCAAGACGGACGGTGGCGCCGGAACTCAGGGTGGAAGCCACTCCGCTGACAAGTAATCCCCGGCGCGAGGCGGCCTAGGCACGAAAGAGCCCCCCCGGCACGGAGCACATGCTCCGTGCCGGGGGGCTCTCGCCTTTTTCGGATGTGTGCAAGCCGAGGCCAGGGACGAATACGGGCTCCGCACCTCGGTGTCTGCGGTAGGTTTGACGTGACAGATACTCCGACGTCATCGGAAGGGTTTTCGCATGTTGATCGCGGCGCTGGCGCTGACCGTGGCGGGATTCGCTGCGCTCGTGATTGCTGTGGCGACGGGCCAGATCGCGTTCGCGTGGATCTGCATAATAGCCGGAGTGCTCGGCGTGGTGCTCCTCTTCGTCGACTGGGTGCGAACGATCCTGAAGAGGCGAAGCCTCGATATCGATACTCGTCATCCCGGAAATGGCGACGGCGGCCATGGTCCAGATGGAGGGGGAGCACCGGTGAGGCCGTGGCCCGACCGGTAGTGCTGCGGCATCGGTACTGGGAATACAAATTCCTTCCGAAGGGTTGCCAGTAGTAAGCTCGGAATGCACGGTTGCTTGCGCTGTTGGGCGGCAGACCGTCAAGTTCGCAAGAGAATTGAAAGTGTTCGCGACGATCCGGCCATCACCGGGAAGCGATCCGGAAGAACCGCACGCGCGTCGTGCCCAGTAGAACCGGACGGGACGAGCCCGATATAGCTCGCCAGAGCGGGCCGGACGCTCCGGGAATTTCCCGGGCGCAGAAGGCCAAGCGGGGTGGTACCGCGGCACCGGGAGGTGTTCGTCCCCGCGAAAGCAACGTCGAAGTCCCTACGGGGCGATTGTTTTCAAGGAGTACCGAATATGTCTGAAGAATCCGTGGCCGGCGCCGGTAGCGTCTACCCGCTCGCCGACCTGACCGGCGGCAGCGGCGCTCAATCTCCCTCGTTCCCCGCGGTCGAGCGAACCGTCCTCGAAAAGTGGGCCGCCGAGAACACCTTCCAGAAGTCGCTGGAGAACCGTAAGGACGCCGAGGAATACGTCTTCTACGACGGACCTCCGTTCGCCAACGGTCTCCCGCACTATGGCCACCTGCTCACCGGCTACGTCAAGGATGTCGTCCCGCGTTACCGCACGATGGCTGGATATCGCGTAGATCGCCGGTTCGGCTGGGACTGCCACGGCCTGCCCGCCGAGCTCGAGGCCGAGCGGCAGCTCGGGATCACCGACAAGTCGCAGATCACCGACATGGGCATAGCGGAGTTCAACGACTATTGCCGTTCCTCGGTCCTCCGGTACACAGGCGAGTGGGAAAACTACGTCACCCGGCAGGCCCGCTGGGTCGACTTCGAGAACGACTACAAGACCCTGGACATCACGTTCATGGAATCGGTCATGTGGGCGTTCGCCGAGCTCAATCGGAAAGGCCTGATCTACCAGGGCTTCCGAGTTCTGCCGTACTCGTGGTACGAGCAGACGCCGCTGTCGAACCAGGAATCCCGGCTCGACGACGCCTACAAGATGCGCCAGGACCCCGCGGTGACGGTGTCCCTCCCGTTGCACGGCGCGGAGTTCGGCTCGGCGCTCGACGGCGCCGAGGCACTCGTGTGGACGACGACGCCGTGGACGCTGCCATCCAACCTCGCGGCCGCGGTACACCCGGACATCGACTACGTCGTTCTCGCCCCGTCAGAGGGCGACTTTGCAG
It encodes the following:
- a CDS encoding DivIVA domain-containing protein; the encoded protein is MPLTPADVHNVAFSKPPIGKRGYNEDEVDQFLDLVEQELGRLVEENDDLRARADELASDLESAKKSGGSAAQESAPAAKPEPKPAAAAAGATPSLASAKAGEGEGELANQETHLRAARVLAMAQEMADRLTGEAKKESDGLVTKARTDSDKLVGDARSESDKLVGDAKTEADRLLSDAKAKSEAIVKDAEGKSEAQIRDAQSKADALQADAERKHTEIMATINQQRGVLEGRIDQLRTFEKQYRSRLTAYLESQLSELGKTGSAEPADAPATGRAAASTTPSSTSTSTSTSTTTKTDGGAGTQGGSHSADK